From the Deltaproteobacteria bacterium genome, one window contains:
- the dprA gene encoding DNA-protecting protein DprA — translation MLDDLSLLNLLKIFFTVGLGKKAFHVLYKNLPSASLNLLQDEAWIYAQLEQVPLKEESKRQKILSDYASEEILRRAEKEILWMKERGGKILSFLDPAYPDLLKEIPDAAPLLFTQGKLDTFSTHFPLAFVGTRECSDYGRKVVESFISELQGQNFLIVSGFARGIDTCAHEAALRHNLPTVGVLGTGLDLVYPRENLKLFQPMIERGAFVTQYATETLPQAWNFPERNRLISGLSKGVLLVEVPEKSGALITAKFALEQGREVFAVPGSIFSKNNAGVHRLIQEGAKLVTSISEVLEEFLQFQSLYQFGQAKKTLPSEKSQNKEAGPEGLKNRIAEDLKGSEARLYTCLSEDALHVDQLVEKSGLGSSEAIGILTDLMLRGYVNELPGKFFVKAEN, via the coding sequence ATGCTTGATGACCTTTCTCTTTTGAATTTACTAAAAATCTTTTTTACCGTTGGATTAGGGAAAAAGGCCTTTCATGTTCTTTACAAGAATCTGCCTTCTGCTTCTTTGAATTTACTTCAGGATGAAGCCTGGATTTATGCTCAACTGGAGCAAGTTCCCTTAAAAGAGGAAAGTAAACGACAAAAAATATTGAGCGATTATGCCTCCGAAGAAATTTTAAGACGGGCGGAAAAAGAAATTTTGTGGATGAAGGAAAGAGGGGGCAAAATCCTCAGTTTTTTGGATCCCGCCTATCCAGATCTACTCAAAGAAATTCCTGATGCAGCGCCTCTTCTTTTTACTCAAGGCAAGCTGGACACTTTCAGCACTCATTTCCCTCTCGCTTTTGTGGGCACTCGGGAGTGTAGCGATTATGGGAGAAAAGTAGTTGAAAGTTTTATTTCAGAACTTCAAGGTCAGAACTTCCTGATTGTAAGCGGCTTTGCAAGAGGGATTGATACTTGTGCCCACGAAGCGGCGCTCCGTCACAATTTGCCGACCGTTGGGGTTTTGGGAACGGGCCTGGATCTGGTTTATCCCAGGGAAAATCTGAAATTGTTTCAGCCGATGATTGAGCGAGGTGCCTTTGTCACTCAGTATGCCACAGAGACCCTTCCTCAAGCCTGGAATTTCCCCGAGCGTAATCGTTTGATCAGTGGCTTATCCAAAGGAGTCCTCCTCGTGGAAGTGCCCGAAAAAAGTGGGGCGCTGATTACAGCAAAGTTTGCGCTGGAGCAGGGCAGGGAGGTGTTTGCCGTCCCTGGTTCAATATTCTCAAAGAATAATGCCGGAGTTCATCGTTTAATCCAGGAAGGCGCAAAGTTGGTGACGAGTATTTCGGAAGTGCTCGAAGAATTTTTGCAGTTTCAGTCTCTTTATCAGTTTGGGCAGGCTAAAAAAACTTTGCCTTCTGAAAAAAGCCAGAATAAAGAGGCAGGCCCTGAAGGATTGAAAAACAGAATCGCTGAAGACTTGAAGGGTTCTGAAGCTCGCTTATATACTTGTTTGTCGGAGGATGCCTTGCATGTCGATCAACTCGTCGAAAAATCGGGACTGGGTTCTTCGGAGGCGATTGGGATACTCACCGATTTAATGCTGAGGGGTTATGTCAATGAACTCCCCGGAAAGTTTTTTGTAAAAGCAGAAAATTAA
- a CDS encoding integration host factor subunit beta, whose translation MNKSDLIEQIMSKANLPKKQAEDTVNLVFDLMCGALMRGDRIEIRGFGSFVVRSYGSYKGRNPRTNQSIEVKPKKLPYFKVGKELKERVDAGSALHHA comes from the coding sequence ATGAATAAATCCGATCTTATAGAACAAATCATGTCGAAGGCCAATTTACCCAAGAAGCAGGCGGAGGATACTGTGAACTTGGTTTTTGATTTAATGTGTGGGGCCCTGATGAGAGGGGATCGTATCGAAATTAGGGGCTTTGGCAGTTTTGTGGTTCGCAGTTATGGCTCCTATAAGGGTAGAAACCCACGCACCAACCAATCGATAGAAGTAAAACCAAAAAAACTTCCTTATTTTAAGGTGGGCAAAGAACTGAAAGAACGAGTTGATGCAGGAAGTGCTTTACACCATGCTTGA